AACGAGTATGGCCGTGCTCGCCCTGTCGAGCGCACAGAACGTGTCACGTATTGTCACGGAAGGGGGGTCGAGACGGGAGTCGGACCATCCTCAAAGCGAAGGACCGTAACTCCTCCCACTCTTCTGCTGTTGACTGAGGATGGCAGGCCTCGCCGCATCCACCCGtgcagacgacagagacagtcGTGCGGCGCTGTGCCTGTCTGACGGCCATCTagaagacagacacgcgCATACTGCACACAAAAGGGATGCTGCATCTTTGAGTGCCTAAAACCTCAAAAGAAGTGTAAACGGCGTTTGTAAGGGATGTCAACGAAATGGTACAAGCTGTAAACAGACGAGTCCTAGGGAAACCCCTTGTCTGCAGTTCGGTACGTGCAGGCATCAGCAGAAGCTCCTTCATGTCGGTCTCCATTCTACGACATGGACCGACCTTTGATGGCTAAGAGGGGCCTCTCGGCGAGAACAGAGTCCTTCAAAGCTGTCGCGTGCTGCTCCCAAAGCGTGACAGTAACAGCGGCGCCGGAGTCGTCGACAATGCTCAGCTCTTTTCGCCGAACCTCATCCTTTGTATTCTGCGAGTTTCGATCAGAACGACGCAGATGACCTCGACCACAGGTGGATTGGGGAGAAGCCGCAAGAGTTCAGGTGCCTCGCGCGTGCACCACACCAGACAAAGGGTGACGGGCGCGGAGGGGGGGTTCCTGGTCGCTACGTTTTCGTGTGGATTCTGTCTTTGGACCACTTGCGTCAAAACCAATGCACTAGCTGTGGTCGTTTCTCAAGCAGTTGGCCATCACCCGAGAAGCTACTGTTTTGTTGTGAAGTTGGTGAGACTTTGTGGAAAAGAACAAAGGGCGCACGGCAGCTGTCCTAGAGTTGTAGAATGCCAACGGACGCACACAGGCATGAACAGGTGGAAACGTACACGTCTCGAAGCAGGTTCCTACACAGTCAGGCGTTGACAGTCCTATTCCTACGCGTGAATGTGCGGACGAATGTACTATCCAGTCTACGCGTCAGCTTGTATTTCGCCTACGAGGATGCACAGGCGGCATCACCAAAACATGCCACATGACTGTCACAGCCTCAACATCGTGTGCACGTACGGAGGACCACTGGCGGCAGACGCGCGCACCTGCCTAGCTGACAACTCCAAACGATCGGCCCGTACTGGCGCCCATCCTTTGCTTACCCGCGCAAGCACAGAATGCGTCTCGCAGAAAGAGGTCACGAATCCGATGACATCGACAACCGAGCCAACCAGAGAGTCGTCAGTCAAGGTCGCCAGCTTCAGAGGTGAAAAACTGCCGACAcgcggagagcagagaaaagtaAGAGTAAGCAAAAAGACGTTGCGGCCTGAAACGAGTTGGGGGCGAATCGGAACTGGGGCGAGATCCGCGTCCCCGCATGTGGAGAATTCTTCCTTCAGCAGAGCACACAAAAGTGCATGCTCCAGCGGAGCAGTAAAAAATTCATGCTGCAGAAGTGCAGCGGAAACACATGCTTCAGTAGAGcaaatgcgcatgcatgctcaGGCAGAGTACTGACAGGTTAGTGACACCGGGGCAGCGGGGCCGAAAAGCATCTGAGGAATGGACCTCAAAGCAGCAGGGTCGTTCTTCTGTATCACTGCTGCAGCTGTCAGCTGGCTTGTTTGCCTTACATTTGAGCGGGGATAGAAGGGTCATCGTCCATCTCAACAATCACGGCTCGGTCGTCGAATTTGATCTCGTATTCATGCGAAAGCGAGTTGTACTTCCTTGACGGCACAAGTCGACACACAGACGGATAAGCAATATGCCTAAGGTCCAGAAAACACGCATGGCGAATTGTGGATGGCTTCAGCCGGCCCTGATCACCATGTATCTAACAACAAGACACTGCTGTGCAGTTTGCAGAATGCAAAGCAGGTCTTAAAAAACGGCATCCTTTGTCCCGAAGTTACATGAGTGTTCTGCCGAGTTCCTTAAAGAAATTTATTTCTTTTTAAGTTTTTAATTAATATATTCCATAAAGCTATAGTTATTTGAACTGTAGGTTTATTGCGTTACATCGAACTAAGTTGCACGCTCCACCGCTTATACGAGCTCCCGTCAGTTCCCTTGAGTTTCGCCTGGTGAACGCTGAGAGGGACAACGCGCCAGAAGCGAGGGCGTCGACACCTATTAGACGTCGTCACTCTTGAATCCCAACAcgttcgcttctgtctttctttcggTAGAAGGCAAAGTTACACGCTTCGTTGCAGAGTGGCTCATGGATCGTCAGCCTCTGAGCACCTTCGTAACACGGAGCTGCCTTTTGCCACCCGATCCCACAAGAACCAactccgtcttctcgctaTCCTCTCCTTGCCTCCATTCGAGTCACTTCTCAAATGCCACATGCTACTAATGAGAGGAGATGAAAGGTCCACCTCAAATTGAAAGATAACAGACGACAGTCTTACTTGTTAGCCGTGTCTATGGTCCCTCGAGAGAACTGGTAGACCCGGCCAACCTCGAGACGTGGATGCCACGTGGCCGCAACTCTGCCAAAGAAGCTCGCGCGaatctctcctttcttgaaGGCAAAGAACTCCCAGAAAACATTTGCAGGAAATACGTGCGACCGAAACGCGTCTGCAGACGACAGGCCTCGTGTGTAGCCTTGAAGAAAacgtctcttcgtctggcGTGAAACCGCGTCGCCCCCCCAAGCTACTTGCTCCATGAACCCTCTCTCTTAGCCCCTTTACTGACATACAAACTCATGACCTTTCCCGGAAAAAAGTGTCTGAAGGCCCCTGGATTACATGTGTCGTCCGGGTTGCGAGCAACATTAACGGTAGAGAGACATAccggtatatatatatatatatatagcgaTGAGCTTACCTAGCAATTTAACGATGTGTGTATCTAATACAAGTATCAACACAGAAGGGGTGTGTAAAAATCCTGCTGAAGCAAAAAGACCAGACTTACAAGATGATCGATTATCGTTGCAGCGAAGACTtggctctcgcctctctggtTTGCAAACAAGCGAAGCTCCGTCCTATCAGGGAACCGGGAATTCGAGTAAAATATGAAAATGAGGCACGCGGCCGTCGCGGTCCACTATGGTTGCGCACATCTTTGGAGCCCTGCTTGGGAGGACCACGTTCGCGCTTCCATCAAGAAAACCACTGCATGTGGGAACAGCTGAAATACTCGCTGCGAAAGTAAGGAGATCCACTTGTGATGACGAAACGACACCGACACAGGTCAGCGTCTAACCACAAAACATCGAGAGTTGCAGAAGAACCGGCAGAGCGAGCCGAGGAACACCAACGAGAGCGACCTGTGCATGAGGCGTGATTCCGAGGCAGGCAAAGCAAGAATAACGGAAGGACTTGCCCAGCGTAGTGACGATCGAGACAGATGTGGAAAGGCGACGGAACAGACACCGGCCTTCTAGTCTCTTAGTGAATGTCGCGTGTGGCATACTTGTCGGCAACGCGGCCTTTGATCATCCAATCTTGGCTGTACGAATTGAGGTCCTTGATGCTCATGAGAATACCGCCTTTCTGGCGGGCGACAGCGCCACCGGTCTGGACAAGGAATGTGcctgaagaagcaaagaaggaaatcgTCGAAGAATCTCGGCCACGCCCAGCTGACACAATCCTTCTGGTTGTGCTACTCGTATGATTTCACATTCCGCAACTTGCCATGCCAGGTCCGACAGACACGAGAAAAAGTCAGCAATCGTTTCACGGGAACTACACTGGTTTGTAACTCCACAAACTGTTGCAACAACCAGACCACAGAGAATGTTTTCACAAACAACTGACCCAGACGAATATCCCAAGCATGCGACAAGAAGCGAAACCtatccgtttcctctttatGGGGCTAAAGCGCTCTTCCTGTGGTGGTTCCTTGAACCAGCAGAACAAAGACGTTCCGCGTGTTGTTCTCCACATACGAGACGAATCTCAACTTCCAACACTGGCACTGCCTTCTGTCCCATAGTGCAGGCAAGTAAAGCAGTTCCACTCCAGTCACATGAATTCTCTTCACCGAATACAGGCAAAAACATCCTGCACACTTAACTCACTAGAGAACAAGCCACCGTAGCTTTCAAACCGGTTtaacgagaaagaaacctCTTACTGCGTTTGCCTTGTTCTCTGCCCCGCCTCGGCTTGGTGTCTTGCCTTGGTGACGGAGCTTTTGCGTTCTTCGGGAGTGCGTCGCGCCCTCGAGAATCTCTTTCCTGTTGCAGCAGAAGCCGAATAGGTGGCAAGGAAACACAAACAGATGAACAATGCAGACACGATCACATCGACAAGGACGATCAGTTCCGAATATCGACAGAGGCCTTTACCGGTAGGGTAACGTCTCCAGACAGTCCAGCCGCACAACTGCAGCCATTCATTAAGCTGGTCAGAACCCGACGGGAAACCAGTGGAAAAGGGTTTCAAGCCGCAGAGTATTTACAGACACCCAGAAGTGTCTTATTCCGCACGGAGCACCGCCGACAGGAGACCCAAGACGTACATTCTCCAGGGAAGTGGAAACAGCAACGATGTCTCGACAAGGCGTGTCATTTCCAGCATCGTTTTTGCAATCTTCAAGCCCCCGATGAGGGGCAAACGTTGTTGACGCAGGCAGCTTCGCCCAATCGGAAGCAACGCGCAACGAAAGTGCGAAGACACAGCGCCTTCCTCTGCGAAACGTCACATGAGGGACACATCAAAACTTCAAGCAGAACTAATATCTCTTTCAATGATCGTGCTCGGCGTTTCTGCGTCCTGGCATAGGTGCCTTCGCGTCTACCTGTTATTCACTCACACTCCCATACACACCT
This genomic interval from Toxoplasma gondii ME49 chromosome VIIb, whole genome shotgun sequence contains the following:
- a CDS encoding hypothetical protein (encoded by transcript TGME49_260570), giving the protein MNDVSLSSDFWDAVSRGDTRERPRLAVLTQKSAGAKNVLLVATDGSTNGSGALQHGRVFARREDIPANFVISGSAKPVILLERFSVQTVGGRRCVFALSLRVASDWAKLPASTTFAPHRGLEDCKNDAGNDTPCRDIVAVSTSLENERDSRGRDALPKNAKAPSPRQDTKPRRGREQGKRSTFLVQTGGAVARQKGGILMSIKDLNSYSQDWMIKGRVADKTELRLFANQRGESQVFAATIIDHLKGEIRASFFGRVAATWHPRLEVGRVYQFSRGTIDTANKKYNSLSHEYEIKFDDRAVIVEMDDDPSIPAQIFSPLKLATLTDDSLVGSVVDVIGFVTSFCETHSVLARNTKDEVRRKELSIVDDSGAAVTVTLWEQHATALKDSVLAERPLLAIKAVRVSEYAGKVSLTSTSRSVILVDPHGLEEADLLAAWWEAEGEKAHKAHGDPSHSSVITDISTVNAQIVELAAGSLYFNCLAIVCDVHGDSLIWLACPECKKKARRDLTRRGEPRSSSAYRCLNCNKAVEPVANK